A window of the Arachis duranensis cultivar V14167 chromosome 5, aradu.V14167.gnm2.J7QH, whole genome shotgun sequence genome harbors these coding sequences:
- the LOC110281532 gene encoding uncharacterized protein LOC110281532, whose product MNACFTCEESGHLARSYAKGLSRNPVRTQQQGQVFAMTTNDAMQSDALIQGQCYVKNRFLTVLYDSGASHSFISSTVARELGLDFSELNFDLIVHTPASQNVLTSLVCLQRTSVIPSDSLDIKPFLSHTSVRVTLDGSDYDIPEFPPQREIDFCIKLVPGTRPISIAPYRISPLELVESKKQLDELFGKKFIRPSASPWRAPVLLVKKKDGGMRLCVDYRQLNKVTIKNKYPLPRIDDLSIERCNCVLKD is encoded by the exons ATGAACGCTTGTTTTACTTGTGAGGAATCTGGACATTTGGCGAGGAGTTACGCAAAAGGACTTTCTCGAAATCCAGTACGAACCCAGCAACAAGGCCAAGTGTTTGCTATGACTACTAATGATGCTATGCAATCAGACGCCCTAATCCAAGGTCAGTGTTATGTCAAAAATCGATTTCTAACTGTACTGTATGACTCGGGTGCATCGcattcctttatttcttcaaCTGTTGCTCGTGAGTTGGGActagatttttctgagttgaaCTTTGATCTAATTGTCCATACACCTGCATCCCAAAATGTTTTGACTAGTTTAGTGTGCCTGCAA AGAACTTCTGTTATTCCATCTGATAGTTTAGATATTAAACCATTTCTGTCTCATACTTCCGTAAGAGTTACCTTAGACGGGAGTGATT ACGACATACCTGAGTTTCCTCCTCAGCGAGAGATAGACTTTTGCATTAAACTAGTACCTGGGACCAGACCGATTTCCATAGCACCATACCGGATCTCACCACTAGAACTTGTGGAATCAAAGAAGCAGTTGGATGAGCTATTTGGAAAGAAATTTATTCGTCCCAGTGCATCACCTTGGAGAGCTCCAGTATTGctagtaaagaagaaggatggtggAATGAGACTTTGCGTAGATTATCGACAGTTAAATAAAGTCACTATCAAGAACAAGTATCCACTTCCACGGATAGATGATTTGTCAATTGAAAGGTGCAACTGTGTTCTCAAAGATTGA